A section of the Spirosoma pollinicola genome encodes:
- a CDS encoding asparaginase, with translation MTYKTVHISPVSPRQPRMSVFVIYTGGTFGMVYDPKASQLIPFDFDRVFERLPELSRLDFDITLITLHEIIDSSNMKPAIWVELARMIQTNYDKYDSFVILHGTDTMSYTASALSFMLIGLNKPVILTGAQLPIGVARSDARENFITALEIAAAVDRAAVDSAAVDSARSGVPAVDTDTEHIRTPVVPEVCVYFNSLLLRGNRSTKQESVQFNAFASENYPHLATAGVSIDYNRPYIRPHQPGQTLSLRTVFDTNVTILKLFPGITQPVVESIVNIRNLRGLVLETFGAGNAPTDGWFLDTLKDAIDRGVVIVNVSQCEGGRVTQGQYQTSKQLLQIGVVSGADITTESAITKLMILLGQESDPANVRTLMSQSISGEMTE, from the coding sequence ATGACTTATAAAACCGTTCATATCAGTCCCGTTTCACCCCGGCAACCGCGCATGTCTGTATTTGTTATTTACACCGGTGGCACGTTTGGCATGGTATATGACCCCAAAGCAAGCCAGCTTATTCCATTTGACTTCGATCGCGTATTTGAGCGCTTACCCGAACTCAGTCGGCTGGATTTTGACATCACGCTTATCACGCTGCACGAAATCATTGACTCCTCGAACATGAAACCCGCTATCTGGGTCGAACTGGCCCGGATGATTCAAACGAATTACGATAAGTACGACAGTTTCGTGATCCTTCACGGCACAGATACAATGTCCTATACGGCATCGGCCCTGAGTTTTATGCTGATTGGACTGAACAAACCGGTTATCCTGACCGGTGCCCAACTGCCTATTGGGGTAGCCCGCAGTGATGCCCGCGAAAACTTTATCACCGCCCTCGAAATTGCGGCCGCCGTGGACAGGGCCGCCGTGGATTCGGCCGCCGTGGATTCGGCCCGCTCCGGCGTTCCGGCCGTGGACACGGACACGGAGCATATACGCACACCTGTTGTACCGGAAGTGTGTGTGTATTTCAACTCGTTGTTGCTTCGGGGCAACCGGTCAACAAAGCAGGAGAGTGTACAATTCAATGCGTTTGCATCGGAGAATTACCCGCATCTGGCTACGGCAGGGGTTAGTATTGATTACAATCGGCCTTATATCCGTCCTCATCAACCCGGCCAGACACTTAGTCTACGCACAGTTTTTGATACGAATGTAACGATTCTGAAGCTCTTTCCGGGCATTACACAGCCGGTTGTCGAGTCCATTGTTAATATCCGAAACCTTCGCGGGTTAGTGCTCGAAACCTTTGGTGCTGGCAACGCCCCAACCGACGGCTGGTTTCTAGATACCCTTAAAGATGCCATAGACCGGGGCGTCGTAATTGTCAATGTATCGCAATGCGAGGGTGGACGTGTAACGCAGGGGCAATACCAGACTAGTAAACAACTTTTGCAAATCGGGGTCGTGAGTGGCGCAGATATCACAACCGAATCGGCCATTACCAAACTGATGATTTTACTCGGTCAGGAGAGTGACCCCGCTAACGTGCGGACGCTTATGAGTCAGTCAATTAGCGGTGAAATGACGGAATAA
- a CDS encoding 4a-hydroxytetrahydrobiopterin dehydratase translates to MWKEQDNQLTRDFQFADFSEAFAFMTRVALVAEKMDHHPWWSNVYNQVTIKLSTHDAGNIITDKDHRLAGAIDKLVGNAW, encoded by the coding sequence ATGTGGAAAGAACAAGATAATCAACTTACCCGCGACTTTCAATTCGCCGATTTTAGTGAAGCCTTCGCGTTTATGACACGTGTAGCATTAGTCGCCGAAAAAATGGACCATCATCCCTGGTGGTCAAACGTGTATAATCAGGTAACCATCAAGTTGTCAACGCACGATGCCGGGAATATAATAACCGATAAGGATCACAGGCTGGCCGGTGCTATTGATAAATTGGTGGGTAATGCCTGGTGA
- the rsmI gene encoding 16S rRNA (cytidine(1402)-2'-O)-methyltransferase — protein sequence MKLYLVPTPIGNLDDITLRAIKILQSVDSILAEDTRTSGVLLRHLQISKPLHSYHIFNEHQTVQRLVNQMKEGKTLALISDAGTPGISDPGFLLVRECIKNDIIVECLPGPTAFVPALVNSGLPNDRFTFEGFLPHKKGRQTRLGELGAEERTMIFYESPHRLIKTLQQFAEVFGAERQASVSRELTKIFEENQRGPLSELIAYFAQKTIKGEIVICVQGREPVKGKAKRVYDNEVDDNEDANDNDDE from the coding sequence ATGAAATTGTACCTCGTGCCGACGCCCATCGGTAATCTTGACGATATCACGCTTCGGGCCATTAAAATCCTGCAAAGTGTCGACTCCATTCTGGCCGAAGATACCCGAACTTCGGGCGTCTTGCTGCGCCATCTGCAAATCAGTAAGCCGCTCCACAGCTACCATATTTTCAATGAGCATCAAACTGTACAACGGTTGGTGAATCAGATGAAAGAAGGGAAAACACTGGCGCTGATTTCTGACGCGGGCACGCCGGGTATTTCTGATCCAGGCTTTCTGTTAGTGCGCGAATGCATCAAAAATGATATTATTGTCGAGTGCCTGCCCGGACCAACGGCTTTTGTTCCAGCACTGGTAAACTCAGGACTACCTAATGACCGTTTCACCTTTGAGGGATTTCTGCCCCACAAAAAAGGCCGTCAAACCCGGCTGGGCGAACTGGGTGCAGAGGAGCGGACAATGATTTTTTACGAATCGCCACACCGATTAATTAAAACACTTCAGCAATTTGCCGAAGTATTTGGTGCAGAGCGCCAGGCAAGTGTTTCGCGTGAGTTAACCAAGATTTTTGAAGAAAATCAACGCGGGCCATTGTCTGAGCTAATTGCTTATTTTGCTCAAAAAACGATAAAAGGTGAAATCGTTATCTGCGTACAGGGTAGAGAACCAGTTAAGGGCAAGGCCAAACGAGTTTATGATAATGAGGTTGATGACAATGAAGACGCTAATGATAATGACGATGAATAA
- a CDS encoding lipoprotein N-acyltransferase Lnb domain-containing protein, with amino-acid sequence MNNRRMVNRLFSFLLVFCSLSTIHYSSFAQTLSPAARVSLITYGAGADDISSVFGHTEIRIVDPVMGLDRDYSYGGFDYSADYFILKFLRGTLPYYLSAHNINQVIYYYQQRNSGIREQPLNLSPAQRQRILAILEKNYLPENREYRYKFFYDNCATRPRDIVVEACGDSLTIPSRSRKTGKSYRDWMNDYLNEKPWYQLGMNLAIGWPANEQTDGWHAMYLPDQVHDQFSHATLRQANGQVIPLTGEERIIFSPQKTFRQQVPFLFDPDVAFTIFGVLIVLFTIRRYVLGKVDRWLDRFLFGVCGFLGWFLLVLWLIRDDGVTGWNPTLLYLMPLHLPLIFWATGATATARRRTRYFAFTAVLLIFGMILSRVPGGVDVVFPLTLLVRCIVNIQPVRQGRQTPARVV; translated from the coding sequence ATGAATAACAGACGTATGGTAAATCGGCTGTTCAGTTTTTTGCTTGTTTTTTGTTCATTATCGACCATCCACTATTCATCGTTTGCGCAAACGTTGTCGCCAGCGGCACGCGTTAGCCTGATTACGTATGGGGCAGGTGCCGACGACATTTCGTCGGTGTTCGGGCATACCGAAATACGAATTGTTGATCCTGTTATGGGTCTCGACCGGGATTATAGTTACGGTGGCTTCGATTATAGTGCCGACTATTTTATCCTTAAATTTTTGCGGGGCACACTTCCTTACTATTTGTCTGCTCATAATATAAACCAGGTCATTTACTATTACCAGCAACGAAACAGTGGCATACGGGAGCAGCCATTAAATCTTTCACCTGCCCAGCGGCAACGAATTCTTGCCATACTGGAAAAGAACTACTTACCTGAAAATAGAGAGTACCGGTACAAGTTTTTCTACGATAACTGCGCCACCCGTCCCCGCGATATAGTTGTTGAGGCTTGTGGCGACAGTCTCACTATTCCGTCGCGTTCCCGTAAGACCGGCAAATCGTACCGGGACTGGATGAATGATTATCTGAATGAAAAACCCTGGTATCAATTAGGAATGAATCTGGCCATTGGCTGGCCCGCTAATGAGCAGACGGATGGCTGGCATGCCATGTATCTGCCCGATCAGGTTCACGACCAGTTTTCTCATGCTACATTACGCCAGGCGAATGGGCAGGTTATTCCACTAACCGGAGAGGAACGGATCATTTTTAGTCCACAGAAAACATTCCGCCAGCAGGTCCCATTTCTTTTCGACCCAGACGTAGCATTTACCATTTTTGGCGTTTTAATTGTCCTTTTTACAATCAGACGATATGTGTTAGGCAAGGTAGATCGCTGGCTCGACCGGTTTTTGTTTGGCGTTTGTGGCTTCTTGGGGTGGTTTCTATTGGTGCTCTGGCTCATACGTGACGACGGCGTCACGGGTTGGAATCCAACGTTGCTCTATCTGATGCCACTTCATCTGCCCCTGATTTTTTGGGCGACTGGTGCAACGGCGACCGCTCGCAGAAGAACGCGTTACTTTGCATTTACTGCCGTTCTACTCATTTTTGGCATGATTCTGTCCAGGGTGCCGGGGGGTGTCGACGTGGTTTTCCCGCTGACGTTGCTGGTGCGATGCATCGTGAATATACAGCCTGTTCGGCAGGGGCGGCAAACACCGGCGCGGGTTGTCTAA
- a CDS encoding acetylxylan esterase, protein MKKLLLPGLLLIWVTNVLAQPVERLVKVIVTPDHADWLYKPGEPVKFNISVFRSNVLLKGAKLRYEIGPEKMEPTKKETVTLKEGTLALDAGTMRTAGFLRCIATAEVDGKEYRGLTTAGFDPQTIKPTVSNPADFKTFWDNAKADLAKVPMDARMTLLPERCTELTNVYQLNLQNINNSRFYGILCVPKKEGKYPAILRVPGAGVRPYYGMIAEAEKGFITLEVGIHGVPVTMDPSVYDNLSRGALNGYQAANLDDRDRYYYKRVYLGCVRAVDYLASMPQFDGQNMAVTGGSQGGALSIVTAGLDSRIKWLGAYYPALADVTGYLSGRAGGWPHLFTGDNLAYNNKPDRIKTTGYYDVVNFARMVNVPGYYSWGFNDETCPPTSMYAAYNVIPGPKMLELYLDTGHWTYPEQTEKMTTWLLGQLKGTK, encoded by the coding sequence ATGAAAAAACTCCTGTTACCCGGCCTGCTGCTGATTTGGGTTACGAATGTGCTGGCTCAACCTGTTGAGCGGCTCGTTAAAGTTATTGTAACACCCGATCATGCCGACTGGCTGTATAAACCCGGCGAACCCGTTAAATTCAACATCTCGGTCTTTCGTAGCAATGTGTTGTTGAAAGGCGCCAAACTCCGCTACGAAATTGGGCCGGAGAAAATGGAGCCCACAAAAAAGGAAACCGTTACTTTGAAAGAGGGCACCCTGGCGCTGGATGCCGGTACCATGCGTACAGCAGGTTTTCTGCGCTGTATCGCTACGGCAGAGGTTGACGGTAAAGAATATCGGGGCCTGACAACGGCAGGTTTCGACCCACAGACTATTAAGCCAACCGTTTCCAACCCTGCCGACTTCAAAACCTTCTGGGATAATGCGAAGGCTGATCTGGCAAAAGTGCCTATGGACGCCCGTATGACCTTGTTGCCGGAGCGTTGCACCGAACTTACCAACGTGTATCAGCTTAATCTGCAAAATATCAACAACTCCCGCTTCTACGGGATTTTGTGTGTACCTAAAAAAGAAGGAAAATATCCGGCTATTTTACGTGTTCCCGGTGCGGGAGTACGTCCATATTATGGTATGATTGCCGAAGCCGAGAAGGGGTTTATTACCCTCGAAGTGGGAATTCATGGCGTGCCGGTCACGATGGACCCTTCTGTATATGACAACCTTAGTCGGGGAGCCTTAAATGGGTATCAGGCCGCTAACCTCGACGACCGGGACCGCTATTATTACAAACGGGTTTATTTGGGTTGCGTTCGGGCAGTGGATTATCTGGCGAGTATGCCGCAGTTTGATGGACAAAATATGGCCGTAACGGGTGGTAGTCAGGGGGGCGCATTAAGTATTGTTACAGCAGGGCTCGATTCCCGAATCAAATGGCTTGGCGCTTATTACCCGGCACTGGCCGATGTAACGGGCTACCTAAGTGGTCGTGCCGGCGGTTGGCCGCATTTGTTCACAGGCGATAATCTGGCGTATAATAATAAACCTGATCGCATCAAAACAACGGGCTATTATGACGTAGTTAACTTTGCCCGGATGGTTAATGTACCAGGCTATTACTCATGGGGCTTCAACGATGAAACCTGCCCGCCAACGTCGATGTATGCCGCCTATAACGTAATTCCCGGCCCCAAAATGCTGGAACTCTATCTTGACACAGGCCATTGGACATACCCCGAACAGACGGAGAAAATGACCACCTGGTTACTTGGACAGTTAAAAGGAACGAAGTAA
- a CDS encoding D-2-hydroxyacid dehydrogenase gives MQLFVNPALNDTLKAQLEQQLPADVMAVFRHDLPETAQQAAFQSADFVLGNPPVTWFSDDMPNMKFWQLDSAGFDGYKQVQVKASIANMGDYFARPCAETMMAGILAVYRCIPELTQLQHRSEWIGAPIRDRTNSLWQKRVVILGTGTIGQAVRQMLTGFACETRMLARTDPHADLHSVEELIEAVPQTDILINCLPGTATGFVSAEVIAAMKPGSLYANVGRGTTTDEPALISALQSGHLGGAVLDVTAKEPLPADSPLWTLPTVLLTQHTGGGQPNEDAGKVAQFLRNLSRFRAGQPLENTVELERGY, from the coding sequence ATGCAACTCTTCGTCAATCCTGCGCTCAACGATACGCTCAAAGCTCAACTTGAGCAACAACTTCCAGCCGATGTAATGGCCGTTTTTCGGCACGATTTGCCTGAGACAGCGCAACAAGCGGCCTTTCAGTCGGCCGATTTCGTATTGGGTAACCCTCCGGTTACCTGGTTTTCGGACGATATGCCAAATATGAAATTCTGGCAGTTGGACTCGGCCGGGTTCGATGGCTACAAACAGGTTCAGGTAAAGGCGTCGATTGCTAACATGGGCGATTACTTTGCTCGTCCCTGCGCCGAAACGATGATGGCGGGTATATTGGCTGTTTATCGTTGTATTCCCGAATTGACACAGTTGCAACACCGGTCTGAGTGGATTGGCGCCCCCATTCGTGACCGGACAAACTCATTGTGGCAAAAACGTGTGGTAATATTGGGTACGGGTACCATTGGGCAGGCTGTTCGGCAAATGCTGACCGGGTTTGCCTGTGAAACCAGGATGCTTGCCCGCACCGACCCCCATGCCGATTTACATTCTGTAGAAGAACTCATCGAAGCGGTACCCCAAACCGATATTTTGATAAACTGCCTGCCCGGTACCGCAACGGGATTCGTGTCGGCCGAGGTGATTGCGGCTATGAAGCCGGGGAGCCTCTATGCCAACGTTGGACGTGGCACCACGACAGACGAACCGGCGTTGATCAGTGCGTTGCAATCCGGACATTTGGGTGGTGCTGTTCTTGACGTTACGGCGAAGGAGCCCTTGCCTGCCGACAGCCCACTTTGGACACTTCCAACCGTATTGTTGACGCAACACACGGGCGGGGGGCAACCCAATGAAGACGCTGGTAAAGTGGCGCAATTCCTTCGGAACCTGTCCCGTTTTCGGGCGGGGCAACCTTTGGAAAATACGGTAGAATTAGAACGGGGTTATTAG